A stretch of DNA from Deinococcus aerophilus:
GCGGATCAACACGGCTTTGCGTCGGATCTATCGTGTGCGGATCGGGCGAATGCCCGATCCGCACGCTGCGATCATTGACAGTCAGTCCGCAAAAACGACGGAGAGTGGCGGGCCACGCGGCTTCGACGGCAACAAAAAGGTCAATGGCCGCAAGCGGCACATCCTGGTCGACACCCTGGGCCTGTTGCTCAAAGTGGTCGTACACCCGGCGAACCTGCACGATCGGGTCGGTGGTCGCCTCTTGGTCCAAGCCGTCAAGGGGGAATTGCCCACCCTGGAGAAAATCTGGGCTGACCAGGGGTACGCGGGACAGTTC
This window harbors:
- a CDS encoding IS5 family transposase; translation: MASQTYGSDLTDDEWALLSEMWPPRSGRGAPPKWSTREIVNAVLYVLRGGIAWRALPHEFPPWETVYYHFRQLRLAGVWERINTALRRIYRVRIGRMPDPHAAIIDSQSAKTTESGGPRGFDGNKKVNGRKRHILVDTLGLLLKVVVHPANLHDRVGGRLLVQAVKGELPTLEKIWADQGYAGQF